The Glandiceps talaboti chromosome 1, keGlaTala1.1, whole genome shotgun sequence genome has a segment encoding these proteins:
- the LOC144442497 gene encoding uncharacterized protein LOC144442497 has product MEEVIDLTTTETPVTTTETPVTTTAELTSPEPGEPTTLSTEAAATPEMTTTLEETTITAQTTTAGGETPATPEITTIAQETTTAPEITTTVQETTATPEITTTVEEITTTLGMITTVTVQETTTTPEMTTTVQESTTTVSPKVTTTATSEMTTVEETTATSEMATTMEETTATSEMTTVEETTATSEMTTVEETTATSEMTTVEETTATSEMTTMEETSATSEMTTVEETSATSEMTSMEETSATSEMTSTTEETIP; this is encoded by the exons ATGGAAGAAG TCATAGATCTAACAACCACAGAAACACCCGTTACAACCACAGAAACACCCGTTACAACGACCGCAGAATTAACATCTCCTGAACCTGGAGAGCCAACTACGTTATCAACGGAAGCGGCTGCAACACCGGAAATGACAACTACCTTGGAAGAAACAACTATAACAGCGCAAACGACAACTGCTGGGGGTGAAACACCTGCGACACCAGAAATAACAACTATTGCTCAAGAAACAACTACAGCACCAGAAATTACAACTACTGTTCAAGAAACAACTGCAACGCCAGAAATTACAACTACTGTTGAAGAAATAACTACGACACTGGGAATGATAACTACTGTAACAGTTCAAGAAACAACTACAACACCAGAAATGACAACTACTGTTCAAGAATCAACTACAACTGTTTCACCAAAAGTGACAACAACTGCAACGTCGGAAATGACAACTGTGGAAGAAACAACTGCGACATCAGAAATGGCAACTACTATGGAAGAAACAACAGCAACATCGGAAATGACTACTGTGGAAGAAACAACTGCAACATCGGAAATGACTACTGTGGAAGAAACAACTGCAACATCGGAAATGACTACTGTGGAAGAAACAACTGCAACATCGGAAATGACAACTATGGAAGAAACATCTGCAACATCGGAAATGACAACTGTGGAAGAAACATCTGCAACATCGGAAATGACTTCTATGGAAGAAACATCTGCGACATCGGAAATGACGTCGACTACTGAAGAAACGATACCGTAG